The Desulfovibrio sp. JC022 genomic sequence GGTGACGGCTCAGATACCATATCTTTTGCATCCATCAGTAACGATGTGAATATCACCCTAAGCAGCACATCCGGGTCTGCCACAATTGAGGACGGAACCGGAGCAGTTGCCTACACTGTTGATCTGGAAAGTGTTGAAAATGTCATAGGAGGTTCAGGGGATGATTATATCCGGGGAACTACCGGGGCCAACACTATCTACGGCGGGGACGGTGCCGACTCAGTCTACAGCAACTACGGTAGCGACCTCATTTACGGTGGCAAAGGGAATGATACCCTATACGGCAGGTCCGGTTCGAACACCATTTATGGTGAAGAAGGTAACGACTACCTGACTGACGGCTCCAACAATGACTATATCAGCGGTGGTAGTGGGAATGATACCATCTCCCTTAATAAGGGTGTAGATACGGCATATGGAGATAGCGGCGACGACAAAATATACGTATATTGGGATAAAGCATATATTTACGCAGGCTCCGGGGACGATAAAGTAATCCTCGCTGATGCAACCGGACCCTTTGCTGCTGCCAACGGAACTATTGAAGGCGGATCAGGAAATGACACTCTATATGGTGGCGGGATCAACGACTATATCTGGGGCGGCTCCGATGATGACACCATTGACGGCAAAAAGGGAAATGACACACTTTACGGCGATAGCGGCAATGACTCCATAGACGGCAGCCAAGGAGATGATTTTATCTTCGCCGGAAGCGGCAATGACAACATCGACGGCGGTGATGATACAGACACCCTGAGTTATATCAATGCCACCACAAGCGTCACCGTAAACCTTGAAAGCGGAACTGCCACGGGTTGGGGCACGGACACCATTGCTTCAATTGAGTCCATTATCGGTTCAAATCAGGATGATAACATCACTTCCCACAATTCCGGCACAGAATCCATTACCGGAGGACAAGGAGCTGACACAATCACCCTGAATGACGCCAGCACCACCAAAATATACTACAATGCCATCGCCGAAGGCGGTGATCATATCAAGAACTTTGACTCCGGTACCGACAATTTCAATTTCGCATCATCCGGGGGATTCTCCGATACAGCAGGGTTCAAATCCTACAACACCGATGCTGCCGGAGATGCATATGACGGCACGAACGCATCCATCGGAAGCAACACCCCCACATTCGTCTACGACGACCACAACAACCAGCTCTGGTATGATTCCAACGGAGATAATGCCGGAGGGGCTACGCTGATCAGCACCATTGACAGCGGAGATGATGTTGTCAGCGGAGATATTTCGGTGAGCTGATTAACACATGAAAATATTTCAATATAATAATTATATAAAGAAGTCCCCGGTTCAGCATTGCTGAGCCGGGGACTTCTCTTTTGATCCCACGCAGTTTAAGCACAGCATTGTCTAGCATCCGGGAAAAACATCTCAATCAACCGTCGAAAGCTATTTTGGCACCAAGCCCCAGCATGCATACCCCGACAGCCTTCTCAATTCCCTTTTTGCAGCTGTTGAACAGCTTCAGCGGACCGGGAGCAGTCAACACAAACACTACAAATGAAAACCACAACAAGTGGGTTAGCGAAACAAATAGACCGATGCCTACTTGGACCGAAACTGGTGTTTCAGGATTTACAACCTGCGTGAACAGGGCCATGAAAAAACATATTGTTTTCGGATTCAGCACATTACACATGAAGCCATTTCGAAATGCCGTGACTGTAGAACATGATGCAATGCATTGCCCCTCACCATTCAGTTCCTCAGTCGTTTCCGAGGGTAGGAACGATGAAATACCCAGCCATATCAAATAAGCAGCACCAGCGTATCTTATCGCCTCCAGAACCCAGCTGAAAGTTGCCACTACATAGCCAAGCCCCAGCAGGATATACGTCGTATGCACAATCACCCCACAGGCAATTCCGGCAGCTGTCGCTAATCCAAGCTTCCGCCCGAAACGAAGCCCGTTCCTGACGATAATCGCAAAATCCGGTCCGGGACTGACCACAGCTAAGACAGTAACCATCCCTACCAACATTAAATTTGAATCGATAAAATAATTCATATTAAGACCTCTCCTGAATCAATTTAAATATTGTAGTAGACCATATTTCATGAAATAAATAACGAATAGTTTTCAACTTAATTGTGAATATAATTCACAGGAATTAATATGAAACAACTTCCACCTTTAGGACCGCTCGTCAGTTTCCGTGCTGCAGCTGCCTGCTTGAGTTTTACGAAGGCAGCCCGAGAACTTAATTTGACCCATGGCGCAATCAGCAAGGCAGTTAAGCAGCTTGAAGAATATTACGGCCTGCCGCTTTTTCACAGACGAAACAGGGCAATTTTCCTGACTGAGAAAGGGCGTTTCCTATTTCAGCATGTAGACAGACTACTTAACGAACTTGAAGAAGTTAGCGAGCAGATGCGCATTGCCGAAAACGGACAAAGAATCTCTGTTTCATGTGAGCCATCCCTGAGCATGCGCTGGCTGATGCCTCGATTGGAGCAATTCCATGAGTCCTTCCCCGAAACTGAAATTCACATATCTACCGCCGGAGGACCCATTGATCTGACTTCCGGGGGCGTACATCTGGCTATACGGCGTTCAGATTTTTCATGGCCTGCAAACTATCATGCACTGTCTCTTGGCAGAGAACGCATAGGCCCTGTTTGCAGTCCTTCCTATTGGGAAAAAAACAAACACAAGCCCAAAAGACTACTACATACCAGAACCCGTAGAGAAGCTTGGACAGATTGGGAACAATACTCAGCCAAAGAACTCAAAGCAGACTCGGAACAATTTTACGATCACTTTTACTTTAGTCTGCAAGCAGCTGTAGCCGGGTTGGGAATAGCCATGGGACCTGAACCTCTGGTAGCGGATGACCTTGAACGAGGACTGCTCGTTGCCCCGTTTGGTTTTGTTAAGACCCCTATTTCATATGTTGTATTATCCCTGAACCCTATTGACCAAGATAAGAAACTTAATGATTTTGTTTGCTGGGTAAGAGAACATATTGCTTTGGATAAAAATGAATACCAGTAAAGCCCCAGCGACCTGCAATTGTCAGAAATAGCTGCAAACCAAAAGCCCCCGGAAGATATCAAAATCTTGCCGAGGGCTTCTAATTTATTTTATCAAAAATGCCTAGAATTTCATCTGATCACATCTCACAAATATCCTTCTCCATGTCATTGCGCAGATGGCCCTGACCGGTGGATTCGAGAACTGCGCGCCAGTAGTCGGACTTGATGTTCAACTTCTTGCGCTTGATGGTGACCACATCGAGCGGCAGGTGCACGTAGCGGGCCTGCAAGCGACTGACGACCATTCCGGTCTTTCCGGCCATAGCCGCGTGCACGGCGTGCTGGCCTAAGAAGCCGCAATATACGCAGTCGTTGGCATTAGCCGGTACTGAACGAATAATATAGCTGGGGTCGATAAATTTTAAAGTGATATCCTTGCCTACGTCCTTGAAATAATCCTTTATGCGCCGGATGATCAAAGTGCAGACATCGCAGAGAACAGGGTTGCCGGAAGCGTCCTTTTCCCCGGTATATTCGCATTGTTCCTGCCCGGCTCCTTCAGCGCAGACAATAACCGCATGCTGCCGTTCATCCAAACGCTTTTCAAGAGAGCGCAACAGTCCGTACTCCCCGTCAAATTCAAAGGGGTGCTCAGGCACAAGCACGAAGTTAACGTCCTTGAGTGCCAGAGTGGCCTGCGCAGCAATAAAACCGGACTCGCGGCCCATGAGCTTAACCAACCCGATACCGTTAACCACGCCCACGGATTCCACATGCGCGGACTGAATAGCCTCGGTGGCCTTGTCCACTGCGGTATCAAAACCAAAAGACTTGGTAACAAAGCTGATATCATTATCAATGGTTTTGGGGACCCCGATGATGGAAATCCTGATCCGCCGTTTCTCAATTTCTTCCACAATCTTCTGGGCCGCACGCATGGTGCCGTCTCCGCCGATCATGAACAGCACTGAAATATTCATCCGTTCAAGGGCATCCACTACTTCTTCCGGGTCCTGCGGTCCGCGCGACGAGCCAAGAATGGTTCCACCGAACTGATGGATGTTTGCAACTTTATCAGCTGTAAGCTCTACAACATCATGCCCGTACTTGGGGATGAACCCCTGTAACCCGAACTTGATGCCCAGCACCGCAGGCACTTTATACAGGTAGTGTGCTTCCAATACGATGGAGCGTATAACATCATTCAGGCCGGGACAAAGCCCGCCGCAGGTGACAACCGCGCATTTGGTCTTGGAAGGATCAAAATATGTGAAAGCTCTGGGGCCGGCTTTTTCAAACTCCTGATAAACATCGTTGTCAGCTGAAGAATCCATTTCCTCTTCAGCAAGGTTGACCAGAGTCCTTTCCTTATCTTCTATAAAAACACACCGTTTAAGCGGCGAAGGGATTTTAGCCTTACCAAGCACTGGAATTTCAGTATTGATCTGTTCTGCTTTATTAGCCTTTTTAACCATTTCAAACCTCCTGCGAAACAATTCAGTCCCGCCAGTAGTGAATAGCAATTATCTTACTTCACCTTCAATAAGGGGCACCCAAAGAGCCGGGCTGTCCGCCAGAATGGATTCCCGAATCGGCAACTCCATGGGATGAGGATTCATACGGGCCACGCTACCCATATTTTCCCACCAGAGGTAAAAGCCCTTGTCCCCGATATGTCTGCCGTAAAGGCGCATTGTACCCTTCTGACAGACAAGGTCATAGAGACGAAAGAACTTCTTACCAACTTTGTATACACCTTTACTTGGTGAAATCAATTTCCAGTCATCAGCTTCAGTTCCGGCAATTTCCTTGCCATCCAAAACACTATAATAGCGGGTTTCACGGTCAAGGTCACGAACCCTGAGTAACTTTTCAGCGGCAGAATAGGAAACAATGAACATAGGCATACCCAGATGTTCTGTTATCTTCCAGCGATCCACTCCGGTGGAATAAACAAGCCCACCGTTGCGCTTGTATATCCAGGCCGGTTCCTGCTCCAAGGCTTCAGATTTCTTCACCGTGGCTCTCTTGCGCAAATCCCAGTAAACCTCACTCCCATTGTCACGGGTCAGGCAGACCACGTATCCGGCCATTCTGGCGTCCACAAAAGGTCCTCCGGGAACATCATCTGAATCCATGCGGGTATTATTTTTCATACCCTGCTTGATGATCCTGCCCGAAGCTTCTACAGCAACCAAAACGCCCTGCCCCGGTGTGTAGCCAAGAGAAAGCGGTGTGCCTTCAAGAATGGAAATTTCCTGAAGCGGACCGGAAACAGGTCCGCAGAGCAATCCATTAAAATTGTCGATAATGCCGAGCCATTCCCCGGTTCCGGAGAGGGCCATCATCTTTACCGGACCATGCTCAACCGGAATTTCTCCCGGAATCCTTGAACACTCTTCAAGGTTGAAGACATAAATCCGGTCACCGTCACGTCCGGTAGCGGCAAGAGCAGGGCTACCGGGACCATATCCGGTATGCAGAGCCCCGCCACCGCCGGGAAGGCGGACTTTACGGCATTTATATCTACTCCAGATCCGGACTGTGCCGTCATAAAGAGCTGCGGCCAGACCTTCCTCATTTCCGGCATAGGAGGCAACCCCCCCGGCAATGATCGGCATAGCTTTTTCTCTTTTCACAGAAATATAAAGCTTATCTTCGATGCCTTCAAAAGGCGGATCATAAAGTTTTTTCGCGCTTACGTACTTCTTACTCAACAACTGGGAGACATAGCCCTTCAGGGATTTTGTAGTCCCTTTCCGCAATTGGGAGGGCACATCAATATATGACTGCCCCACTCTTTCTTTGGACGCCGCATCCCCCTGAACGGGCATCCCGGCTGTTACAACAACTAAAGCCAGAACCATAAGTCCGGCTTTGAAATTTTTTGAAATCATCCCTCAATTTCCTTGATTTTCCTGCTCTGCAAGGTGATGCGCTCAACGATGCTTTTGTAATATTCATCTTCCTCGTCGATGGCTATTTCCTTTCCACGCATATTTTTGATGCGCTCGAAAAGCAGATTCACTTTCTGCATCTGAGTATAGCGTTCCTTTTCATCTTCCATATATTCAAGCAAATCAAGGGCAGAATGAATATCTTTTCTGAGCTGCATCTCAGGAGGCAGATAGCCCCCGTTTTTTAGGGCCTTATAAGCCATGCGCAATTCAGGCGGGATCATGGAATCATCTTCCAGTTCAAGGGGTTTACCCTTTCCCGGTAAGTCCTTGAACTCCCCTTTGCGCTCTGCTTCCTTAATTTTTGATTCGGCTATGGCTGCAATAAAAAACATTAACGCCCCATATTTCGGGAGAGCATCTCCCCTCCAAAACCATCTATCCACAAAATTGTTTTCTTCATGACCCCGTCAACAGCCTGCTGAGCCGCCTGTGCTATGGATTCGCCACGCAAAGATTTAACCATGGCCTGCGCTTCAACCAGTTTTCGGGCCAAAAGATTCTTGCCGCTGCCGTCCCAGAGGGAATAACGCACAGCAACCTTAAATGCATCCTCTCCGTTACGCTGAAGCTCAAATGAGGTAATCACGCCTGAAAGAACCAGATCCTTCCTGATACCGGGTCGATAAGGGCTGACAACCTCATAGCTGTTCATACAATTCAAAGAAGGCGCAGCAATCAGATCCAGAATCTCCGCCGGAGTACCTTCCCAGCTCCAACGGTAATCGGGCTTCATGACCTGCCCTTTGGCTATGATCACCGTCTCCCGGTCAAGAGCAGGCAGACTGGTAAAACGTTTCAGAGCCAAACGGGGCATATCCGGATTTACCCGTTCACACCCATCGCCAGAACCATTATTCCCCACCCGCAAGTAAGAAGATTCCACAGATTTACCGCCGATACATCCGGCAGAAAACAAGACACAAACCAGAATTATGAGGGATAAAATTTTCTTAATCATGTTCAGCTCCCTGCGGAGGATTTAAAACCTGCCACGGACGTTCGCGCAGCGACCGGGCCAAGCGATTCATTTCACGGGAAAGGCGGTTGATGTTCACAAGTATGATTTCCAGTTCTTCCTGATCGTATTCCACATTGCGGCGCAGGTCTGTAGTCAAGCCGTCTATGCCGTCAACTGCACGGCTGACATCTCCGCTGACGCTATGCAGGGTTGTACTCATATCCCCTTGCAGTGCAGCAAGAACAGCCTCTACTTTCTGCAAGGTATCGATAAGTTCTTTTGTAAGAACGGTAATATTCTTGGAACCGTTGTTCATGGCCCCGGCACCGGACCGGGCCAGCTTTTTCCACTCATCCCTGAAAGTAACTAAAGTGGCATTGGTTTCTGCAAGCACCTCTGGAGCCATTTTCAGACTTTTTCCGATGTTGGACATATTCTCAGGTGAAAGAAGCATCTCAAACCCATTTACGGCCCTTTCAAGCTGTGGAGTTAGCGAGGCAACAGAACGACCCATTGCAGCAGCCACTTCATTCATGCTCATTTTTACCGTCGAAGGAATAATGTCTCCATCAGACAATTTAGGACCGACATCCCCACGCAATTCAAGCAGTATGTAATTATCGCCCACCAGCCCCTTCTGGCTAACCATGGCTGTAGTGCCCCGGTAGAGAGGAAAATCACGATCCACATTGATGACCACGGAAATCCGTCCGGGATTGTCTTCATCCACATTGATAGAAGCCACCTTACCCACGCTTAATCCGGCATACTTTACAGGACGCCCAGAAGTAAGATCCTTCACATTACGGAACAAAATCTTGTATTGCGAATAGTCGGAAAAAAAATCATGGCCGCCCAGAAACACAATGAACAGGCCAAGCACGCTCAGCCCTGCCAGAGCGACCAATGCGGCCTTGATCATATCAGCAGCCGAGCTGCGCGGATTGAGTACCATCACATATCTCCCGTATCAAACCCTGCTTCTGAACTTAACAGCCCGTTCCATGGTCTGGTCAATCTCGGTGGGTCTGCGCTCCAGAAAGTCGATTATATAGTCATTATCGGACTGTTGCAGTCCTTCAACGTCACCCTGATAAAGACAGCTTCCCCTATGCAGGACTACCACGTGATCGGCAATGTTGAACAGGCTGTCCAGATCATGAGTGACCACCACGGTGGTGACGTGAAATGTTTCCTTGAGCTTGAGGATCAGCTGATCAAGGTCTGCGGCGGTGATGGGGTCCAGCCCGGATGACGGTTCATCGCAAAGCAAGGTTGTGGGGTCCATGACCATAGCCCTTGCCAGCCCGGCCCTTTTACGCATACCCCCGGAAAGCTGGTTGGGAAAATAATGCATAAAATCGCCCAGCCCGACCATGCGCAATTTCATCTGCACCACTTCCTCAATAATCGAATCGGGCAGTTCAGTATGTTCCTGCATTGGCAGAGCCACGTTCTCACCAAGGGTCAACGAACCGAGCATGGCCCCGTCCTGAAAAAGAACGCCCATGCGGGTACGGATCTGTTTGTACTCTTCTCCGCTGTCCAACGCGGTAAGATTTGTTTCGCCCAAAAAGATCTCCCCGGAAACAGGAATGTTCAATCCAAGAATGTGACGCAGCAAAGTGGATTTCCCGCAACCGGACCCACCGAGAATCACGCTGATTTTCCCAGCAGGCAAGACTGCGTTCAGATCCTCCATAAGCACCTTGCCCGGATAACCGAGGCTGAGCTTCTTAAGCGTTATGTCCTGTGCAATTCTTGATAACTTCATGATCATCTACCGGAAAAGAAAGTTGAGTGCCGTAAAAAACAGGTCCAGCAATATTATCATAAATATGGAGATAACAACAGAATTGGTTGTTTTGCGGCCAACATCGGCAGCTCCTTCACGGGCAAGAAATCCCTGCCAGCAGCCGATTATTGTGATCGCCACGGCAAAGCCCCCGGCTTTTACCAACCCGGCCAGCACGTCGTGGAGTTTGAGAAATTCTACAGAATTATTAAAATAGGTGACTTTGTTGATGCCAAGGGCAATAGAGGAAAAGGCCCCGCCGGAAAAAATACCTACAAAATCAGCCCAGACGGTCAGACAAGGAACCATGATCAACATGGCAATCATCTTGGGAAGGACAAGAAAACGGACCGGCTCAATTCCCATAACCTCAAGGGCATCGATTTCCTCCGAAATCTGCATAGTGGCGATCTCAGCAGTGAAAGCAGCACCGGAACGTCCGGTGACAATGATGGCGGTGAGCAATGGGCCAAGCTCACGAATGATGGTCACGCCCACAAGATTGGCCACATAACTTATGGCCCCAACCTTTTCCAATTGCTGGGCGGACTGTAAAGCGAGGATAATGCCTGTACAGGCGGAGATAACACTGACGATGGGGATGGAATCCGCTCCCACC encodes the following:
- a CDS encoding calcium-binding protein, whose amino-acid sequence is MSQNNILSNDEISTPTDQKPQVIDQRPIDISPVSDENSAQPNLEHGVVPGTAPTNSAQQSGLPAGPVHLHNANDFSDQGERFGGVLSPAAGVLNPGEEILADIQEFEPKFLDIPPQPDAKSEAEVAININDNTLNLAIYQIEQEVEEGPQSVANFLALQPIGLGQQPVHEPRATRSKIDQIIDPVETQEITPAPTPSPGPTPEPEPEPQKILYGTPGPDNIKGNSSSTTIYGRAGNDTLTGRNSADTLYGEEGNDTLAPAQGNDVVDGGDGSDTISFASISNDVNITLSSTSGSATIEDGTGAVAYTVDLESVENVIGGSGDDYIRGTTGANTIYGGDGADSVYSNYGSDLIYGGKGNDTLYGRSGSNTIYGEEGNDYLTDGSNNDYISGGSGNDTISLNKGVDTAYGDSGDDKIYVYWDKAYIYAGSGDDKVILADATGPFAAANGTIEGGSGNDTLYGGGINDYIWGGSDDDTIDGKKGNDTLYGDSGNDSIDGSQGDDFIFAGSGNDNIDGGDDTDTLSYINATTSVTVNLESGTATGWGTDTIASIESIIGSNQDDNITSHNSGTESITGGQGADTITLNDASTTKIYYNAIAEGGDHIKNFDSGTDNFNFASSGGFSDTAGFKSYNTDAAGDAYDGTNASIGSNTPTFVYDDHNNQLWYDSNGDNAGGATLISTIDSGDDVVSGDISVS
- a CDS encoding LysE family translocator encodes the protein MNYFIDSNLMLVGMVTVLAVVSPGPDFAIIVRNGLRFGRKLGLATAAGIACGVIVHTTYILLGLGYVVATFSWVLEAIRYAGAAYLIWLGISSFLPSETTEELNGEGQCIASCSTVTAFRNGFMCNVLNPKTICFFMALFTQVVNPETPVSVQVGIGLFVSLTHLLWFSFVVFVLTAPGPLKLFNSCKKGIEKAVGVCMLGLGAKIAFDG
- a CDS encoding LysR substrate-binding domain-containing protein, which gives rise to MKQLPPLGPLVSFRAAAACLSFTKAARELNLTHGAISKAVKQLEEYYGLPLFHRRNRAIFLTEKGRFLFQHVDRLLNELEEVSEQMRIAENGQRISVSCEPSLSMRWLMPRLEQFHESFPETEIHISTAGGPIDLTSGGVHLAIRRSDFSWPANYHALSLGRERIGPVCSPSYWEKNKHKPKRLLHTRTRREAWTDWEQYSAKELKADSEQFYDHFYFSLQAAVAGLGIAMGPEPLVADDLERGLLVAPFGFVKTPISYVVLSLNPIDQDKKLNDFVCWVREHIALDKNEYQ
- a CDS encoding ATP-dependent 6-phosphofructokinase, which codes for MVKKANKAEQINTEIPVLGKAKIPSPLKRCVFIEDKERTLVNLAEEEMDSSADNDVYQEFEKAGPRAFTYFDPSKTKCAVVTCGGLCPGLNDVIRSIVLEAHYLYKVPAVLGIKFGLQGFIPKYGHDVVELTADKVANIHQFGGTILGSSRGPQDPEEVVDALERMNISVLFMIGGDGTMRAAQKIVEEIEKRRIRISIIGVPKTIDNDISFVTKSFGFDTAVDKATEAIQSAHVESVGVVNGIGLVKLMGRESGFIAAQATLALKDVNFVLVPEHPFEFDGEYGLLRSLEKRLDERQHAVIVCAEGAGQEQCEYTGEKDASGNPVLCDVCTLIIRRIKDYFKDVGKDITLKFIDPSYIIRSVPANANDCVYCGFLGQHAVHAAMAGKTGMVVSRLQARYVHLPLDVVTIKRKKLNIKSDYWRAVLESTGQGHLRNDMEKDICEM
- a CDS encoding WD40 repeat domain-containing protein — translated: MISKNFKAGLMVLALVVVTAGMPVQGDAASKERVGQSYIDVPSQLRKGTTKSLKGYVSQLLSKKYVSAKKLYDPPFEGIEDKLYISVKREKAMPIIAGGVASYAGNEEGLAAALYDGTVRIWSRYKCRKVRLPGGGGALHTGYGPGSPALAATGRDGDRIYVFNLEECSRIPGEIPVEHGPVKMMALSGTGEWLGIIDNFNGLLCGPVSGPLQEISILEGTPLSLGYTPGQGVLVAVEASGRIIKQGMKNNTRMDSDDVPGGPFVDARMAGYVVCLTRDNGSEVYWDLRKRATVKKSEALEQEPAWIYKRNGGLVYSTGVDRWKITEHLGMPMFIVSYSAAEKLLRVRDLDRETRYYSVLDGKEIAGTEADDWKLISPSKGVYKVGKKFFRLYDLVCQKGTMRLYGRHIGDKGFYLWWENMGSVARMNPHPMELPIRESILADSPALWVPLIEGEVR
- a CDS encoding DnaJ family domain-containing protein codes for the protein MFFIAAIAESKIKEAERKGEFKDLPGKGKPLELEDDSMIPPELRMAYKALKNGGYLPPEMQLRKDIHSALDLLEYMEDEKERYTQMQKVNLLFERIKNMRGKEIAIDEEDEYYKSIVERITLQSRKIKEIEG
- a CDS encoding ABC-type transport auxiliary lipoprotein family protein; this encodes MIKKILSLIILVCVLFSAGCIGGKSVESSYLRVGNNGSGDGCERVNPDMPRLALKRFTSLPALDRETVIIAKGQVMKPDYRWSWEGTPAEILDLIAAPSLNCMNSYEVVSPYRPGIRKDLVLSGVITSFELQRNGEDAFKVAVRYSLWDGSGKNLLARKLVEAQAMVKSLRGESIAQAAQQAVDGVMKKTILWIDGFGGEMLSRNMGR
- a CDS encoding MlaD family protein, coding for MVLNPRSSAADMIKAALVALAGLSVLGLFIVFLGGHDFFSDYSQYKILFRNVKDLTSGRPVKYAGLSVGKVASINVDEDNPGRISVVINVDRDFPLYRGTTAMVSQKGLVGDNYILLELRGDVGPKLSDGDIIPSTVKMSMNEVAAAMGRSVASLTPQLERAVNGFEMLLSPENMSNIGKSLKMAPEVLAETNATLVTFRDEWKKLARSGAGAMNNGSKNITVLTKELIDTLQKVEAVLAALQGDMSTTLHSVSGDVSRAVDGIDGLTTDLRRNVEYDQEELEIILVNINRLSREMNRLARSLRERPWQVLNPPQGAEHD
- a CDS encoding ABC transporter ATP-binding protein produces the protein MKLSRIAQDITLKKLSLGYPGKVLMEDLNAVLPAGKISVILGGSGCGKSTLLRHILGLNIPVSGEIFLGETNLTALDSGEEYKQIRTRMGVLFQDGAMLGSLTLGENVALPMQEHTELPDSIIEEVVQMKLRMVGLGDFMHYFPNQLSGGMRKRAGLARAMVMDPTTLLCDEPSSGLDPITAADLDQLILKLKETFHVTTVVVTHDLDSLFNIADHVVVLHRGSCLYQGDVEGLQQSDNDYIIDFLERRPTEIDQTMERAVKFRSRV
- a CDS encoding ABC transporter permease, translated to MNGLQVLTWMVSRLLGCLRLTPTKKKSFYRKRLLRDLASVGADSIPIVSVISACTGIILALQSAQQLEKVGAISYVANLVGVTIIRELGPLLTAIIVTGRSGAAFTAEIATMQISEEIDALEVMGIEPVRFLVLPKMIAMLIMVPCLTVWADFVGIFSGGAFSSIALGINKVTYFNNSVEFLKLHDVLAGLVKAGGFAVAITIIGCWQGFLAREGAADVGRKTTNSVVISIFMIILLDLFFTALNFLFR